The nucleotide sequence GCCGCCCGGACTGTTACCTGGAACACGCGCCCCTGCGACGTGGCGCTATCTGGGGTGTGGGCCGCATGGCCCAGGTCCGGCCGGATCTGGCCATCAAGGCCGAGGCGGATCTCCTCCGCGCCCTAACGGATTGTGACGCGCCCATTCGCGGCCTGGCCGCCTGGGCCTGCGGTCATCTGGGCCTGACCTCGGCCCTGCCCGGCATCAAGGCCATGACCGATGACCACACCCCCATGGAATTGTACCAGGATCGCCATCTGTGGCAAACCACTCCCGCGACTCTGGCCAGGGAGGCCATGACCCGGATCACGGGCGCCCGGCCCGCAAACGACTAAAGGAGATTTTCTATGGATGTGCTCATGTTATCCAGGCTCCAGTTTGCCATGGCGACCATGTTTCATTTCATCTTCGTGCCCCTGACATTGGGGCTGTCCATTCTGGTCGCCATCATGGAGACCAAGTATGTACGCACCGGCGATGAAATGTACAAACGCATGACCAAATTCTGGGGCAAACTTTTTGTCATCAACTTCGTGCTCGGCGTGGTCACCGGTATCACGCTGGAATTCCAATTCGGCACCAACTGGTCCCGCTACTCCGAATACGTCGGCGACATCTTTGGCTCGCTGCTGGCCATCGAGGCCACGGTGGCCTTTTTCCTGGAATCAACCTTTCTGGGCGCGTGGATTTTCGGCTGGGACAAGCTCTCGCCCAAAATGCACGCGGCCTGCATCTGGCTGGTGGCCATCGCCTCCAATGTCTCGGCCCTGTGGATTCTGATCGCCAACGCCTTCATGCAGAATCCCGTGGGCTACGTGATCCGCAACGGCCGGGCCGAGCTGGACAGCTTTCTCGCCGTGATCGGCAACAGCTTTGCCTGGGAACAGTATTTCCATACCCTGAGCGGCGCCTTCGCCCTGGCCGGCTTCTTCCTCATGGGCGTGTCCAGCTATCATCTGCTCAAGAAAAATCAGATCGACTTCTTCACCCACTCGTTCAAGCTCGGCATGGTTTTCGCCCTGATCTTCTCCGTGGCCGTGGCGGTCCAGGGGCATCACCACGCCCAGGCCGTGACGCAAATCCAACCGGCCAAGCTCGCGGCCATGGAAGCCTTGTGGGAAACCCACGAAGATGGCGCGCCCATGTACCTGCTCGCGCTGCCGGATGAAGAAAACGAAAAAAACGCCATCGAACTCTTCGGCATCCCCGGCGCCCTGTCCTTCCTGGCCCACAATTCCTTCTCCGCCCCCATCAAGGGTCTCAAGGAATGGCCCAAGGACGAGCGGCCCCCCGTGCTGCTGACCTTCCTGTCTTTCCGGGCCATGGTCGGCATCGGCACCTTGATGCCCATCCTGTGCATCTGGGCCTTCCTGAAGCGCAACAAGCTGACAGAAACGCCCAGGCTGCTCAAGGCCATGCTCTTCGCCATTCCCCTGCCCTATCTGGCCATCGAGGCCGGATGGGTCGTGGCCGAAGTCGGCCGCCAGCCCTGGATCGTGTACGGCATGATGAAAACGGCCGACGCGGTCTCGCCCATTGTCACATCCCAGGTGGCCTTCTCGCTGGTGGCCCTGACCCTGCTTTACGCCCTGCTTGGCGCGGTGGATATCTTCCTGCTCTTCAAATTCGCCAAAAAAGGCCCGGCTCAAGTCTAACCCGTTCGGACAGTCAAGGAGGATTCATACATGCTCGAAACCATCTGGTTCCTACTCTGGGGAATACTCTGGGCCGTCTATTTCGTTCTGGACGGCTATGATCTGGGCGTGGGCAGCCTGCTCCCGGTCCTCGGCAAGACCGACCGCGACCGCCGCGTCATGCTCAATGCCATGGGACCGTTCTGGGACGGCAACGAGGTGTGGCTGATCACCGCCGGCGGCGTGACCTTCGCGGCCTTCCCCAAGGCCTATGCGGTCATGTTCAGCGGCCTCTACACGCCGCTCATGCTGCTGCTCTTCGCCCTGATCATCCGGGGCGTGTCCCTGGAGTTCAGACATCAGGTCGACAGCGCGGCCTGGCGCAAAGTCTGGGACTGGGGAGCGACCATCGGCAGCTTCCTGCCGGCCCTGCTTCTGGGCGTGGCCTTCGCCAACATCTTCATGGGCCTGCCCCTGGACGAAAAGGGCGTCTTCCAGGGCAATCTATTCACCCTGCTCAATCCCTATGGTCTGGCCGGAGGCGTGCTGTTTGTGTTGCTTTTTGTCATGCACGGCGCCCTGTGGCTGACGACCAAAACCGACGGGGACCTGCAGCGGCGCGCCGCCATCCTGGCCCGCCGCCTCTGGCCCGTGCTGACGGCGGCCATCGGTCTCTTCGTGGTCATGACGGCCATCTTCACCAATCTGCTGACAAATTATCTGGCCAACCCGCTGATGCTGGTTCTCCTCGTCGTACCAGTACTGGCGCTCCTGCTGCTGCGCCAACAAATCGGTCGGGAAGACTGGTGGTTCGCCTGGGGCCTGTCGGCCGTGCTCATCGCTGGGCTGGCCATTTTCGGCGTGGTCGGACTGTACCCGGCTCTATTGCCGTCGAGCATCGACCCGGCCAATTCCATCACCATCACCAACGGCGCCTCCAGCCCGCTGACGCTCAAAATCATGCTCGCCGTGGCCCTGATCTTCGTCCCCATTGTCGCGGCCTACCAGTTCTGGCTGTACCGAACCTTCAGTCACAAGATCACGGACGCGGAATTGACCAAGGACGGGGCGTATTAACGGCGCTCCCGCGCATCGAAAACTAACGCCGGGGCGGGTGGCCGCCCCGATTTTTCCCAGTCCAGCATACAACCTTCACACAAAGACGGTTTCCCGCAGCAACCAACTGCTCTTGCCTTCTTTCGACCCAACACACTTAATATTTTATAATTCTGGCCGTCTTGGACTCAGTCAGCCCCCCAAAACGGCGCACGGCGTCTCCATCTCAGATGGTGACGCCGCGCATTGATTGATAGAAACGGGCATCTGGTCCGAATGGTTTAAACCCTGAACTGTCCCACCAACCCCTTAAGCTGTTCAGCGAGCTTGGAAAGCTCCACTGCACTAACCTGGACCTGCTCCCCGCCAGAACGAATGTCCCCGGAAATAGTGTCGATGGAGGAGATGTCCTTGGTGATATCTCGGGAGACCGTCGACATTTCCGACGATCGCCTGTTGGCGTCCTGGACATCGCTCGTGGCATGCGAAATGTTCTCGGACACCTCGCGGGTCACGGCCGACTGTTCCTCAATGGCGGCGGCGATGGTGGTCACGATAGCGTTCACATCGCTGATGACCTGCACAATGCTGCCAATATCGTTCACCGCACTGCCCGTGGCTGTCTGGATGCCACCAATACGTTCCCGGATGTCGCTGGTGGCTTCGGCCGTCTTCTGGGCCAATTCCTTGATCTCGTTGGCAACCACGGCGAAGCCACGACCCGCGTCACCAGCCCTGGCCGCTTCGATCGTGGCGTTCAGAGCCAGAAGGTTGGTCTGCGATGAAATGGCGGAGATGGTTTCCGTGACTTTCCCAATCTCCTGGGCCGCATTACCTAGGCTACGCAAAACCCCGGCAAAATTTTCCACGTCGTGTGCCGCACTGTCGGTGGTGCCACGGGCTCGTTCGGTGTTGCCCGCGATCTCGCCAATGGTTGACGTCATTTCTTCGGTGGCTGCTGCTACCGAAGACAGATTGGATGTGGTTTCCTCCATGCCGGCAGCCACCGAGGCAATATTGGCGCTCATTTCTTCGGCCGCAGTGGCCACGGTGGAGGTTCTGGACGACAGAGATTTCACATTTTCGCTGGTTTGACTGCTCACGGCCGAAAGTTCGGTAGCAGCAGAGGCCACTGTCTGGGCATTGGTGCTTATTTCGGCGATGATGCGCTGCAGTTTATCGACAAAGGTGTTGAAGTACTGCGCCAGCATTCCGATTTCGTCCTTGGTTGCCACCGGCAGACGTTTGGTCAGGTCGCCCTCGCCCTCGGAAATGTCCTTCAACAAATCGACACAGTTCTTGACCGGAAGCAGAACCATGCGGCTGATGATCAGGGCAATGACAATACCGATGGCAAAAAAAACGAGGGAGGCCAGGG is from Deltaproteobacteria bacterium and encodes:
- a CDS encoding cytochrome ubiquinol oxidase subunit I, which translates into the protein MDVLMLSRLQFAMATMFHFIFVPLTLGLSILVAIMETKYVRTGDEMYKRMTKFWGKLFVINFVLGVVTGITLEFQFGTNWSRYSEYVGDIFGSLLAIEATVAFFLESTFLGAWIFGWDKLSPKMHAACIWLVAIASNVSALWILIANAFMQNPVGYVIRNGRAELDSFLAVIGNSFAWEQYFHTLSGAFALAGFFLMGVSSYHLLKKNQIDFFTHSFKLGMVFALIFSVAVAVQGHHHAQAVTQIQPAKLAAMEALWETHEDGAPMYLLALPDEENEKNAIELFGIPGALSFLAHNSFSAPIKGLKEWPKDERPPVLLTFLSFRAMVGIGTLMPILCIWAFLKRNKLTETPRLLKAMLFAIPLPYLAIEAGWVVAEVGRQPWIVYGMMKTADAVSPIVTSQVAFSLVALTLLYALLGAVDIFLLFKFAKKGPAQV
- the cydB gene encoding cytochrome d ubiquinol oxidase subunit II yields the protein MLETIWFLLWGILWAVYFVLDGYDLGVGSLLPVLGKTDRDRRVMLNAMGPFWDGNEVWLITAGGVTFAAFPKAYAVMFSGLYTPLMLLLFALIIRGVSLEFRHQVDSAAWRKVWDWGATIGSFLPALLLGVAFANIFMGLPLDEKGVFQGNLFTLLNPYGLAGGVLFVLLFVMHGALWLTTKTDGDLQRRAAILARRLWPVLTAAIGLFVVMTAIFTNLLTNYLANPLMLVLLVVPVLALLLLRQQIGREDWWFAWGLSAVLIAGLAIFGVVGLYPALLPSSIDPANSITITNGASSPLTLKIMLAVALIFVPIVAAYQFWLYRTFSHKITDAELTKDGAY
- a CDS encoding methyl-accepting chemotaxis protein — protein: MLSEITDSIKYGQKGYSYVIDTKGVLIAHGNRQFVLDQKNFFEEGKTNSEYARLSAMFGRMISGESGFDQYPFMGMDRFFGFAPIEGTGWSIAVGAMQDDVLAAIYQMRWMIALASLVFFAIGIVIALIISRMVLLPVKNCVDLLKDISEGEGDLTKRLPVATKDEIGMLAQYFNTFVDKLQRIIAEISTNAQTVASAATELSAVSSQTSENVKSLSSRTSTVATAAEEMSANIASVAAGMEETTSNLSSVAAATEEMTSTIGEIAGNTERARGTTDSAAHDVENFAGVLRSLGNAAQEIGKVTETISAISSQTNLLALNATIEAARAGDAGRGFAVVANEIKELAQKTAEATSDIRERIGGIQTATGSAVNDIGSIVQVISDVNAIVTTIAAAIEEQSAVTREVSENISHATSDVQDANRRSSEMSTVSRDITKDISSIDTISGDIRSGGEQVQVSAVELSKLAEQLKGLVGQFRV